From the Dehalococcoidia bacterium genome, one window contains:
- a CDS encoding ABC transporter substrate-binding protein → MHQKLGFIYKIAAFVLISVLLVSALMACGDDDKEEPGTTPAATPTPPVSDEPVKIGVLTSWSGAGARGGQIVDQILKIVDKQLEERGGLNVGGVMRPVKWVKQDDMTQVADSIAGYKKLALQGVSAVLVGGASAACLTATSDAAEEGKVPFFSVGSTPVDLSNRPYTIRCAYPNATDNGPMVLNFALREFKPKTAGFIMVNMDDIRARGSLMKKMLEAAGVNVVYEQYPEVSTVDFSPLLTAIRQKNPDVLFGAGGGTDAFYMNIFKQMPELGGWGDIKFISTDSSSSGPALKEKGSEGTYHWLLWMPGLPYPGSKEFEDIWTAQYSERPTSGHFIMYQTIWVGLKSIEMAGSDKPADIQKAARSGNFVWENAPAGPFKINANGTHNGVGLLAYYKDGKLVPLVGQ, encoded by the coding sequence ATGCATCAGAAGTTGGGATTCATATACAAGATCGCAGCCTTCGTTTTGATTTCAGTATTACTAGTGTCAGCTCTCATGGCTTGCGGAGACGATGATAAAGAGGAGCCTGGGACGACACCTGCAGCAACTCCTACGCCGCCTGTCTCGGACGAGCCGGTGAAAATTGGCGTTCTGACCTCATGGTCAGGGGCAGGGGCCAGGGGGGGGCAGATTGTCGACCAGATACTCAAGATTGTCGACAAACAACTGGAGGAGAGGGGAGGTCTTAATGTTGGTGGAGTGATGAGGCCTGTCAAGTGGGTCAAACAGGATGATATGACTCAGGTAGCCGATAGCATAGCAGGCTACAAGAAGCTGGCGTTGCAAGGTGTTTCGGCCGTCCTTGTTGGCGGGGCGAGCGCAGCCTGTCTCACGGCCACATCCGATGCTGCGGAAGAGGGCAAGGTGCCGTTTTTCAGCGTGGGATCCACCCCAGTGGACCTGAGCAACAGGCCATACACCATACGCTGTGCATATCCGAACGCCACTGATAACGGACCGATGGTGTTGAATTTTGCCTTGAGGGAGTTCAAGCCCAAAACAGCGGGCTTCATTATGGTGAACATGGACGACATTCGCGCCCGCGGTTCCCTAATGAAGAAAATGCTGGAGGCTGCTGGCGTGAATGTCGTCTATGAGCAATACCCCGAAGTCAGCACAGTCGATTTCTCGCCATTGCTTACTGCCATCAGGCAAAAGAACCCCGATGTTCTCTTTGGGGCCGGCGGAGGAACTGACGCGTTTTACATGAACATCTTTAAGCAAATGCCTGAACTTGGCGGCTGGGGCGATATCAAATTCATCAGCACCGATAGTAGCTCAAGCGGCCCTGCTTTGAAAGAGAAAGGGTCAGAGGGTACCTACCATTGGCTTTTATGGATGCCCGGGCTGCCTTATCCCGGATCCAAAGAGTTTGAGGACATCTGGACGGCGCAATACAGCGAGCGTCCTACGTCAGGCCATTTCATAATGTATCAGACCATCTGGGTAGGATTGAAGTCCATAGAGATGGCCGGATCGGATAAGCCTGCGGATATCCAGAAGGCGGCCCGCTCGGGGAACTTCGTCTGGGAGAACGCACCGGCAGGACCATTCAAGATCAACGCAAATGGCACTCACAATGGCGTGGGACTGCTGGCATATTATAAAGACGGAAAACTTGTTCCGTTAGTGGGACAATAA